The following coding sequences are from one Triticum aestivum cultivar Chinese Spring chromosome 5A, IWGSC CS RefSeq v2.1, whole genome shotgun sequence window:
- the LOC123104456 gene encoding putative alpha-L-fucosidase 1 — protein MGGASLLRLAAAMVLTGLVSPPVAVAARATPPLPVLPIPTAAQLAWQRREVIMFFHFGMNTFTNSELGTGEEDPALFGPAALNASQWMDAAAAAGASLAILVAKHHDGFCLWPSAYTAHSVRASGWRSGAGDVVREFAAAARARGVDAGLYLSPWDLHDQRYGREVAYNEYYLAQLHELLTGYGSLSEIWFDGHKDKNATNMTYHFHEWFQIVRQLQSSSIIFSDAGPDVRWVGNEDGFVGTTCWSTVNRSMITIGATGIENYLNNGDPWGTEWVPPECDVTIRPGWFWHKNETAKTLSQLLDIYYTSVGRNCVLLLNAPPNTTGLVEDADIARLREFRAAVTRIFGTDLADGSTARASSERGSGFAAGNVLDGRDDTYWAPTAEDEYWVELRRPARARARAFNVVRIQEHVALGQRVERHEVYVDGLAVARGTTVGSKRLHRLVGPVVGRTVKIWFAARRGPPLVSAVGLHLDPFEANRAR, from the exons ATGGGAGGAGCTTCGCTGCTGCGTCTAGCGGCCGCCATGGTCCTCACCGGCTTGGTTTCTCCGCCTGTTGCAGTGGCGGCACGCGCGACGCCGCCACTGCCGGTGCTGCCGATCCCGACGGCGGCGCAGCTCGCGTGGCAGCGGCGGGAGGTGATCATGTTCTTCCACTTCGGGATGAACACGTTCACGAACTCCGAGCTGGGCACAGGGGAGGAGGACCCGGCCCTGTTCGGCCCCGCCGCGCTCAACGCCAGCCAGTGGATGgacgcggcggccgcggcaggCGCGTCGCTCGCCATCCTGGTAGCCAAGCACCACGACGGCTTCTGCCTCTGGCCGTCCGCCTACACGGCCCACTCCGTGCGCGCCAGCGGCTGGCGCAGCGGCGCCGGCGACGTGGTGCGCGAGTTCGCCGCCGCGGCGCGCGCACGGGGCGTCGACGCCGGCCTCTACCTCTCGCCGTGGGACCTCCATGATCAGCGATACGGCCGCGAGGTCGCCTACAATGAGTACTACTTGGCGCAGCTCCACGAGCTCCTCACCGG GTACGGGAGCTTGTCGGAGATCTGGTTCGACGGCCACAAGGACAAGAACGCGACGAACATGACGTACCACTTTCATGAGTGGTTTCAGATCGTGAGGCAGTTGCAGAGCTCTAGCATCATCTTCTCCGACGCCGGCCCCGACGTCCGGTGGGTCGGCAACGAGGACGGGTTCGTCGGAACCACGTGCTGGTCGACCGTCAACCGCTCCATGATAACGATCGGGGCGACCGGCATCGAGAA CTATCTGAACAACGGCGACCCGTGGGGGACGGAGTGGGTGCCGCCGGAGTGCGACGTGACGATCCGTCCTGGCTGGTTCTGGCACAAGAACGAGACGGCCAAGACGCTGAGCCAGCTGCTCGATATATACTACACCTCGGTGGGCCGGAACTGCGTGCTGCTGTTGAACGCGCCGCCCAACACCACGGGCCTGGTGGAGGACGCCGACATCGCCAGGCTCCGCGAGTTCCGTGCCGCCGTGACGCGCATCTTCGGCACGGACCTCGCCGATGGCAGCACGGCGAGGGCCAGCAGCGAGCGCGGCAGCGGATTCGCGGCGGGCAATGTGCTGGACGGCCGGGACGACACGTACTGGGCGCCGACGGCGGAGGACGAGTACTGGGTCGAGCTGCGGCGGCCGGCGAGAGCGCGAGCGCGCGCGTTCAACGTGGTGAGGATACAGGAGCACGTGGCGCTGGGGCAGCGGGTGGAGCGGCACGAGGTGTACGTGGACGGCCTGGCCGTGGCCCGCGGCACGACGGTGGGGAGCAAGCGGCTGCACCGGCTGGTCGGACCCGTCGTTGGCCGGACGGTCAAGATATGGTTCGCCGCGCGCCGTGGGCCTCCGCTAGTGTCGGCGGTGGGCCTGCATCTCGACCCTTTCGAAGCCAATCGTGCGCGCTGA
- the LOC123104455 gene encoding DEAD-box ATP-dependent RNA helicase 7, translating into MPSIAAIPEPMAVDDSASKKAKRKQLKAEAAAAAEAAAASSGKKEKKEKKDKKRKTKEPASSDEEGRSSTSSDSDRAPSAKKAKKEKKDKKAKAEPAEEPANDDGELTASGEEEEPADPNALANFRISDKLKDKLKSKGINALFPIQATTFALVLDGNDLVGRARTGQGKTLAFVLPILESLVNGPHKATRRTDYGRPPSVLVLLPTRELANQVHADFEFYGGTFGLSTCCAYGGSPYRPQENALRQGVDIVVGTPGRVKDLIEKQKLNLRCLKFRVLDEADEMLNMGFKDDVELILGKVEDVTKVQTLLFSATLPEWVKKLSMSFLKADRKTVDLVGNEKMKASASVKHLALPCNKAARSQIIPDIIKCYSHGGRTIIFTETKESASELSSLIPGSRALHGDIAQAQREVVIAGFRSGKFLVLVATNVAARGLDINDVQLIIQCEPPRDVEAYIHRSGRTGRAGNTGIAVMLFEPRYKFGVTRIERESGVKFEHISAPQPTDVAQSAGNEAAEAIASVSDSVIPVFRQQAEELLSNSSMSAVDLLAKALAKAVGYTDIKKRSLLSSMENHTTLHLQTGRPLYTPSFVISTLKRFMPEDRLSSLHGITLTTDGTSAVFDVPSAEVQDYIQGAENVAGVTIDEVKQLPALQEREQSKGNFGGSRFGGRGGGGRRFGGGGGGRFGGGGRGRGGGGGRFNRR; encoded by the exons aTGCCTTCCATCGCCGCCATCCCCGAGCCCATGGCCGTCGACGACTCCGCCTCCAAGAAGGCCAAGCGCAAGCAGCTCAAGGCCGAGGCCGCGGCCGCGGCCGaggcagccgccgcctcctccggcaagaaggagaagaaggagaagaaggacaagaagcggaagaccaaggaGCCGGCCTCCTCCGACGAGGAGGGCCGGAGCAGCACCAGCTCCGACTCGGACCGGGCGCCCTCCGCCAAGAAGgctaagaaggagaagaaggacaaAAAGGCCAAGGCCGAGCCGGCCGAGGAGCCGGCCAACGACGACGGGGAGCTCACCGccagcggcgaggaggaggagcccgCCGACCCCAACGCGCTCGCCAACTTCCGGATTTCCGACAAGCTCAAGGACAAGCTCAAGTCCAAGGGCATCAACGCGCTCTTCCCCATCCAGGCCACCACCTTCGCCCTCGTCCTCGATGGCAACGACCTCGTCGGCCGCGCGCGCACCGGACAG GGCAAAACGCTGGCTTTTGTTCTACCCATATTGGAATCATTGGTTAATGGGCCACACAAGGCAACGAGAAGGACTGATTACGGAAGGCCTCCAAGTGTTTTGGTTCTGCTACCAACCAGAGAGCTGGCCAATCAG GTGCATGCAGACTTCGAGTTTTATGGTGGAACGTTTGGGCTTTCTACATGCTGTGCTTATGGAGGTTCCCCCTACCGTCCTCAAGAGAATGCACTGAGACAGGGGGTCGACATTGTTGTTGGGACTCCTGGCCGTGTCAAG GATCTTATTGAAAAGCAAAAACTAAACTTGAGGTGCTTGAAATTCCGTGTCCTTGATGAGGCTGATGAAATGCTTAACATGGGGTTTAAGGACGATGTCGAGCTTATTCTTG GCAAGGTTGAAGATGTTACAAAAGTACAGACACTTCTTTTCAGTGCTACTCTACCGGAGTGGGTAAAAAAG CTCTCAATGAGCTTTCTGAAAGCTGACAGGAAGACAGTTGATCTTGTTGGCAACGAGAAAATGAAAGCTAGTGCGTCTGTTAAGCATCTTGCTCTTCCTTGCAACAAGGCTGCAAGGTCACAGATTATTCCAGACATCATAAAATGCTACAGCCA TGGAGGGCGGACCATTATTTTCACCGAGACAAAAGAATCTGCATCTGAGCTCTCTAGTTTGATTCCTGGATCCCGTGCCCTGCATGGAGATATCGCACAAGCTCAACGTGAG GTCGTCATTGCTGGATTTAGGAGTGGGAAGTTCCTCGTTTTAGTTGCTACAAATGTGGCAGCAAGAGGCCTTGACATTAATGATGTGCAGCTTATCATTCAG TGTGAACCTCCACGCGATGTTGAAGCCTACATACATCGGTCAGGTCGGACAGGGAGGGCTGGCAATACTGGCATTGCAGTCATGCTTTTTGAGCCCAGATATAAATTCGGTGTGACCAGAATAGAGAGGGAATCTGGGGTGAAGTTTGAACATATATCTGCACCGCAGCCTACTGACGTGGCACAATCTGCTGGCAATGAAGCAGCAGAGGCCATTGCAAGTGTGTCTGACAG TGTTATTCCTGTTTTCCGGCAACAAGCAGAGGAGCTGCTAAGCAACTCCAGCATGTCTGCAGTGGATCTACTAGCCAAAGCACTTGCAAAGGCAGTA GGCTACACTGACATAAAGAAGAGATCTTTGCTTTCATCTATGGAGAACCATACTACACTACACCTTCAAACTGGCCGACCGTTGTACACACCATC GTTTGTTATTAGTACATTGAAAAGGTTCATGCCAGAAGATAGACTCTCAAGTTTACATGGTATAACCCTGACCACTGATGGGACAAGTGCTGTATTTGATGTTCCTTCAGCAGAGGTTCAAGACTACATTCAAG GCGCGGAGAACGTGGCCGGGGTGACAATTGATGAAGTGAAGCAACTGCCAGCCTTGCAAGAGAGGGAGCAGTCAAAGGGTAACTTCGGCGGGTCGAGGTTTGGCGGCCGTGGAGGCGGTGGAAGGAGGTTCGGTGGTGGCGGAGGTGGACGATTCGGTGGTGGCGGAAGAGGCAGGGGAGGCGGCGGTGGCAGGTTTAACAGGAGGTGA
- the LOC123104458 gene encoding putative alpha-L-fucosidase 1, whose protein sequence is MGGGPSMSLLCYYCLVFAAGLVSASAATGTSVPPPLPMLPIPTAAQLAWQRREVIMFFHFGMNTFTDVERGTGAEDPALFAPAALNANQWMDAAAAAGASLAILVAKHHDGFCLWPSAYTAHSVRASPWHAGNGDVVGEFTAAARARGVDAGLYLSPWDLHDRRYGQEVAYNEYYMAQLHELLTRYGKVWEIWFDGNKGTNATKMTYHFQEWFDTVRQLQGSINIFSDAGPDIRWVGDENGFAGTTCWSAVNRSSITIGSAGIEKYLNEGDPRGTEWVPPECDVSIRPGWFWHRNETAKPLSQLLNIYYNSVGRNCVLLLNAPPNATGLIDGADMARLREFGAAVRRIFGTDLAEGSRARASSERGGGFEAGKVLDGREETYWAPTAEDGWRNGYWIELRRPAGARAFNVVRVQEHVALGQRVERHEVYVDGVAVARGTTVGHKRLHRLACPVAGRTVRIWFAARRGPPLVSAVGLHLDPYATDVM, encoded by the exons ATGGGGGGAGGTCCGTCGATGTCGCTGCTGTGCTACTACTGCCTGGTGTTCGCCGCCGGCCTGGtgtcggcgtcggcggcgactgGAACGAgcgtgccgccgccgctgccgatgCTGCCCATCCCGACGGCGGCGCAGCTGGCGTGGCAGCGGCGCGAGGTCATCATGTTCTTCCACTTCGGGATGAACACCTTCACGGACGTGGAGCGGGGCACGGGGGCCGAGGACCCGGCCCTCTTCGCCCCGGCCGCGCTCAACGCCAACCAGTGGATGGAcgcggcggcggccgccggcgcCTCGCTCGCCATCCTCGTCGCCAAGCACCACGACGGCTTCTGCCTCTGGCCGTCCGCCTACACCGCCCACTCCGTGCGCGCCAGCCCCTGGCACGCCGGCAACGGCGACGTCGTCGGTGAGTTCACGGCCGCGGCCCGCGCACGGGGCGTCGACGCCGGCCTCTACCTCTCGCCGTGGGACCTCCACGACCGCCGCTACGGCCAAGAGGTCGCGTACAACGAGTACTACATGGCCCAGCTCCACGAGCTCCTCACCCG GTACGGGAAGGTGTGGGAGATCTGGTTCGACGGCAACAAGGGGACGAACGCGACCAAGATGACGTACCATTTCCAGGAGTGGTTCGACACCGTGAGGCAGCTGCAgggctccatcaacatcttctccGACGCCGGCCCCGACATCCGGTGGGTCGGCGACGAGAACGGCTTCGCCGGCACCACCTGCTGGTCCGCCGTCAACCGATCCTCCATAACCATCGGCAGCGCCGGCATCGAGAA GTACCTGAACGAGGGCGATCCGCGGGGCACGGAGTGGGTGCCGCCGGAGTGCGACGTGTCGATCCGGCCGGGCTGGTTCTGGCACCGGAACGAGACGGCCAAGCCGCTGAGCCAGCTGCTCAACATCTACTACAACTCGGTGGGCCGCAACTGCGTGCTGCTGCTGAACGCGCCGCCCAACGCCACGGGCCTCATCGACGGCGCCGACATGGCCAGGCTGCGCGAGTTCGGCGCCGCCGTGAGGCGCATCTTCGGCACGGACCTGGCCGAGGGCAGCAGGGCGCGGGCCAGCAGCGAGCGCGGCGGCGGATTCGAGGCGGGGAAGGTGCTGGACGGGCGCGAGGAGACGTACTGGGCGCCGACGGCGGAGGACGGGTGGCGGAACGGGTACTGGATCGAGCtgcggcggccggcgggggcgCGGGCGTTCAACGTGGTGCGGGTGCAGGAGCACGTGGCGCTGGGGCAGCGGGTGGAGCGGCACGAGGTGTACGTGGACGGCGTGGCCGTGGCCCGCGGCACCACGGTGGGCCACAAGCGGCTGCACCGGCTGGCCTGCCCCGTCGCCGGGCGGACGGTGAGGATATGGTTCGCGGCGCGGCGCGGGCCGCCGCTGGTGTCGGCGGTGGGCCTCCACCTCGACCCCTACGCAACCGACGTCATGTGA